AGGCGTTTTGGGTGTGATCGGGTTATCCCACGTGGATAAGGAAAAAAAATTTCATGCTGAGGACATAACCGTATTGGAACGTTTTGCCGAAATCGCCCTGATCGCTCTGGAAAAGGCGAAACTCTATTCGGATGTTCGCCGGGAGCTGGCCGAGCGTAAAAAGACTGAGACAATATTGCGGCAAAGCGAAGAGCGGTATCGCCTGCTGCTGGAATCTTCACCCGATCCGGTGGTGGTTTATGATGTAGAGGGAAACGCGACATACGTAAACCCCGCCTTTGAACAGACTTTCGGCTTTTCCAGCCAGGAGGTGCTGGGCAGTCAAATCGATTTTGTTCCCAAAGAAAACTGGCCGGAAACAAAAAAAGCCATAGAGAACATGCTAGCGGGTAAAAAAATACAGCTGTTCGAAACAAAGCGGCTGACGAAAGATGGTCATCTGCTGGATGTTCAACTCAGCTCCACGCTGTATTTAAACCGGGAAGGCAAATTAACCGGGAACATCGTTACTCTGCGCGATATCAGTGCACGTAAAAAGGCGGAAAAACAATTAAAAAAGTATCATGATCACTTAGAAGTGCTGGTTGAAGAACGTACCAAAGAGCTGGCCAAGATCAACAAAAAGCTCATCCAGGAGGTGGAGGAACGAAAACGAGCCGAAGAAGCCTTGTTAAAGCGCGAGGTGGAGCTGGAAGCCCAGTCTCAGCACCTTGAAGAGGTGAATACTGCCTTGAAAGTTCTGTTAAAACAGAGAGAAGAGGATAAAAAGGAGCTCGGTGAAAACGTGCTTTCCAATGTCAAAGAGCTGATTACCCCATATGTGGAAAGGCTAAACAAGAGTAAACTGGGTACCAACCAAAAAACCCTGGTCAATATTCTTGAATCCAATTTAAGCAACATCATTTCTCCTTTTATAAGTAAAGTATCCTCAAAATATTTTAATTTCACCCCCATGGAAATACGGGTGGCCAATCTGGTCAAGGACGGGAAGACCAACAAGGAGATCGCAGATTTGCTGTTTCTGTCAAAAAACACCATTTTATTTCACCGACACAATATTCGCAGCAAACTGGGGTTGAAAAACAAAAAAATTAACCTCAGGTCCCACCTCTTATCCTACGATCGGTAGTGGTTATTACCCACTAATAACCCACTATATTATCAACTTGACATTTTATGATTAAAAGTATTTATTCTATTGACTAAATGAAAGATACATTGTAGCTATGGTTTCATTCATAGATAATATCTTAAAAAAATGAGTGACATTCATATTTTAAAGAAAAATCCATAAAAAACAGTTACAAAAAGAAGGAGGCCTTTATTTTGGTCGTGGCAAATGAGCAAAATCAAAATGATATCCTGCTGGAGCTCGAGGATGTCCACATGTCTTTTGGGAAAGTGAAAGCCCTTAACGGTATCAGTTTGAAAGTCAAAAAGGGGCAAATCCATTCTATTATCGGGCCGAACGGGGCGGGTAAGACGGTGATGATGAATGTGATCAACGGTCTTTACCACCCGCAAAAGGGTGGGGTCTATTTTAAAGGACAAAAAATAAACCATCTTAAGCCGTATGAGAGGGCCAAACTGGGATTGGCCAGAACGTTCCAGAAAGTTGAAGTTTTTGGCGGTATGACGGTGCTGGATAATATACGTCTTGGTCGTCACATTCACTATAAATCGGGTATGCTCAGCGGTTCACTCTATCTGGGGAAATCGGCCAAGGAAGAAATAGAGCACCGAACGTTTATCGAAGAAGAAATCATTGACCTTTTAGAGATTGAATCCATCCGGAGCAAACCGGTGGGGATGCTCCCTTACGGCCTTCAGAAAAGGGTCGAACTGGGCCGGGCCCTTGCATTGGGACCTGAAATTTTAATCCTTGATGAACCGTTGGCCGGTCTGAACCTGGAAGAAGTGGAAGACATGGCCAGGTTTATTCTGGATGTAAATGAAGAAAAGCGCTGGAAGGTCACCTGTATCCTGGTGGAACATGATATGGGGGTGGTGATGGATCTTTCAGAAGAAATATTTGTGCTTAACTTCGGTAATATGATTATGGACGGGACACCTGAGGAAGTCCAGAACAATCCTGAAGTGATTAAGGCCTACCTGGGTGAAGAAGAATTGTATGCCACTAGGGCATAAACAGCTAAAAAACTAAGGAAAAGGAATGGAAATTACAAAAGAACTGACGATTCCAAAACTATTCTTTGAGCAGGCAAAGAAGTACGGCAAAGACCGGGTGGCCATGCGGGAGAAAGAGTTCGGCATCTGGCGTCCGGTGACCTGGCAGGATTATTTTGAAAATGTAAAATACATTGCTTTAGGGTTGGTCAGCCTGGGTCTTAAAGAAGGGGATAAGGTTTCCATGATCGGTGATAACCGTCCGGAGGGTCTTTGGGCGGAAATGGCCGCTCTGTGCGCGCGGGGAGTGGGTGTATGGCTGTTTCAGGACTGTCTGGTCGATGAAGTCAAATATATTGTCGACCATTCAGATACCCGGTTTCTTTTCGGCGAGGGCCAGGAAGAGGTGGACAAGGGCATGTCCATTTTTCATGAATGTCCCAAACTGGAAAAGATCATATGGGACGATCCCAAAGGGATGAGAAATTATGATCAGGATTACCTGATCAGTCTCAAGGAGGTTATGGACCTGGGCCGGGAACTGGATAAAAAAGAGCCTGGCCTTTTTAAAGAGTTGGCTTACAAGGGGCATGGAGACGAAGTGGCCCTCCTTTTTTATACGTCCGGGACCACGTCTTTGCCGAAGGGTGCCCTTTTATCTCACAACAACATGCTGACCATGGGAAAACACCTCATGACCGTAGACCCGTGCCTGGATACGGATGACTATGTGTCGTATCTTCCATTTGCCTGGATCGGGGAACAGATGATGTCGATTTCCTGCGGTCTTCAGATCGGATATACCATCAATTTCCCCGAGGCCCCGGAAACCGCCCAGGAGAATATTCGGGAGATCGGTCCCCATGTGATGTTTGCCCCGCCGAGGATGTACGAAGAAATGACCCGAAGGGTTCAGGTCAAACATCTTGATTCAACATGGAGCAAACGCAAGATTTATGAGCTTTCCACCACAATCGGATACCATGTGGCCAATTTAAAATTTGATAAAAAACCGACACCCTGGTTCTGGAAATTTTTACAGTGGTTGGCTTCCATCACTGTGCAGAATAAACTCAAAGACCATCTGGGGCTATCCAATGTGCGCAATGCTTATACCGGTGGTGCTGCCATGGGGCCGGATCATTTCCGATTTTTCCATGCCCTGGGTGTAAACCTGAAACAGATTTACGGGCAGACCGAGGTTGCCGGAATTTCGGTGGTTCATAAAAGTGGAGACATCAAGTTTGATACGGTGGGGCATCCGATTCCCGGCACGGAAATCAAAATTACCGAAGATGGTGAAATCATAACCAAAAGCTCATCCGTTTTCTTAGGCTATTATAAAAACCCCGAAGCCACTGCCAGCGCATTAAAAGACGGCTGGCTTCATTCGGATGACCGGGGATTTATCGACGACGATGGCCATCTGGTTGTTTTTGATCGTACAAAAGATGTTTTTACCTTAAGAGACGGCAAACCCTTTGCTCCCCAGTATCTGGAAACACGCTTGAAATTCAGCCCCTATGTAAAAGATTCCTGGGTCATCGGGGATAAGAAAGATTATATTACGGCGGTGCTTTGTATCGATTACGGGGTGGTGGGCAAGTGGGCGGATGAAAAGAAGATCAATTACACCAGTTATACGGAGCTTTCTCAAAAACAAGAAGTTTACGATTTGATTGAGAAACAAATTCGCCAGGCAAATAAGGATCTGCCGGAGGCAGCCAAAGTCACCAAATTTACCAGTCTGTATAAAGAACTGGATCCGGATGATGATGAGCTCACCCGAACAAGGAAATTGCGCAGAAAATTTGTGGAAAAACGATACAAAGAAATTCTCGATGCTCTATATTCTGATGCGGATACGGTACACATCGATACAACCATTAAGTATGAAGATGGGCGCGAAGCCCATATCCAGACCGATATGCATATCAGAAAGGCAATAGACTAAAAAGGAGAAAACTGAATGGATCTTTTTTTAATGACAATTACTTCAGGAATTATGGTCGGAGGTATTTATGCGCTCGTTGCTCTGGGATGGGTGCTGATCTATAAGTGTTCAGGCGTTCTGAACCTGGCCATGGGTGAAATGACTCTCATCGGCGCTTATATGTCCTTAAGTTTTTATTCCATGGGGGTCCCCTTTCTTCTATCGCTTTTGTTTTCCCTTATCATAGGTTTTATTCTGGGAGTTATCACCGAAAGGGTCTTTCTGGACAAACTCATAGGGGAACCGGTTCTGACAGTCATCATGGTTACTGTGGGACTTTCTTTTTTCTTTAAGGGGAGTGTGGAATTGATATGGGGTACGGATACACGCGTATTTACTCCGCCTGTTTTTTCAATCGAACCGATTCATTTCGGGCCGCTGGTGATCGGCAAGGTCTATCTGTGGAGCTTTGTGGCAGCCATTCTGCTGCTGGTTATTTTTGTCTCCTTTTTCAAATATACACGCTGGGGCCTTGCCATGCAGGCCACGGCTGATGACGAGATGGCCGCTCTGTCCCTTGGTGTCAGTGCTCGTTTTGTTTATGCCGCCGCCTGGGCCATTGCATTTATGGCAGCCGGTGTGGGGGGTACTCTTTTGGGAAATATTAACGGGCTCAATATATCAGTGGGTTATCTGGGATTGCTTGTTTTGCCTGCAGTGGTGCTGGGAGGCTTAAATTCCATACCTGGGGCCATTGTCGGTGGAATGAGTATTGGAATATTACAGAATTTGTGCGGGGCCTACCTGGATCGTTACTTCCCGGGTGCGGTAAAAGAGATTGCACCTTTTGTGTTCATGGCCGTTTTTCTGTTTTTTAAGCCCCACGGGCTATGGGGATGGGAGCGGATTGAACGCGTGTAGAGTGTTTTGGATTCAAAGTGATAAGTGATAATACTTAGAGACAATATGATTTAAATACGCAGCCGTTACCAATGAGTATAAAACAAAAACCTTATGGGTTCCATTTTAAAATTTTAAACAACTAAATAATACGGAGTTATCCTATGTCAACAACTTGGCTTCCCTGTGGCAATTACCACCAAAACTATGCCGAAGATCATGCATGGTGGCAGACGAAGTTCATCAAGGGAAAGATGGCCCTTCTTGCGCTGATTCTTTTTTTGGTTATTCCTATGGTTTCCGATTCTTACATGCTAAGCATATGCAACCTGATAGGTTATACAATCCTGGGGGCATTAGGGGTGCAGCTTCTCATTGGTTTTTGCGGACAGATTACACTGGGTCATGCCGCCTTTATTGCGGTGGGTGCCTACACCAGCACCCTGCTTATTCTGGAGTTTCCCTGGCCTAAATTTCTTTTGGACTCGGGACTGGCATATCCGATCAGCATTTTTGTGGCTGCCATTGTTGCAGGCGTGTGGAGTGTGCTGTTCGGGCTTCCTTCTGCCAGGGTAAAGGGGTTTTATCTTATCTTAACCACCATGGCCGCGCAGTTTATTACCGTGGATCTGATCATTACGCAGTATATCAGCCAGATCGGTGGGCGGGGACAGGCCTTTTCCCTGCCGCCGGGAACCATTAAGGTCGGGCCCTGGGTGATTGACAGTGATCTTAAAGTTTATTTTATGATGATTATTTTTGTAATTTTATGTACCGTTGCCATGGCTAACCTGCTACGTTCAAAAGTCGGCAGGGCCTGGGTGGCCATCAGGGATAATGATATTTCTGCTGAAGTAATGGGTATTAATGTTTTCAAGTACAAGTTGTTGGCATTCTTCGCAGCCGGGTTTATCGGGGGGATTGCCGGTGCATTATGGATCAGCAATCTGGCCGCCATCAGCCCGGAACATTTTCCCTGGTTCTGGTCTCTATGGCTGGTCGGTGTAATTCTCATTGGAGGGGCAGGCTCTATTCATGGAGCCATTTTTGGTTCACTATTTATGGTGGTCATTATGGAAGCCTTACAGCTTGCCGTGATGCCCCTTGCTGATACCTTTCCTAAGCTTTTGATGGACTTTTTGTTTATAAAGGAAGCTGTTTTTGGACTGGCTATCTGTGCATTCATGATATTTGAACCAAACGGCCTGGCCTATCGCTGGTGGCAGATAAAAAATTATTTTAACTTGTGGCCATTTTCATATTAATTAAAGGAGGTGATATTTTTTAAATCTGGTAAAAACCCTTTGGCAAAAATACTCTCTTAAAAAAGGGGGAGAAATTATGTTTACAAGAAGTATGTGGTCAAAGTTTTTTACATTTATATTTGCGGTGATTCTTATCATGGGATTTACTTCCATGGCAGGAGCTGCATCCATTAAAGTGGGCGCGCTCAACGACATGACCGGTGCAACGTCGGACGTTGGAAAAGACTATGCATTGGGTATCGCTGAAGCCATTCATTATGTAAATGATACAGGTGGAATAAACGGCAAAAAGATTAAACTGTACCAGTTTGATTATGGATATCGTATTCCTGAAGCACTGACAAAGTATAACCTTTTTAAACGGTTGAAATGTGTAGCAGTTTTAGGGTGGGGAACAGGAGATACAGAGGCTTTGGCACCAACCGTTGCAAAAGATAAGATGCCCTATGTATCGGGATCGTATTCCGGGCATCTGTGCAACCCTGAAAAGACGCCGTATAACCTTTTCTTTTCAACGGATTATTCAACACAGTCCCGTGGCCTTATTACTGCCTGGCACAGAAAAAAGTGGCCCACCAAATCGGATTACAAAAAGCGTAAACCCCGAATCGCCATGTGTTATATGTTTGCCTCACCTTTTAGCAGCGCATCCATAAAAGCAGCAAAGGATCAGGCAAAACTTCTTGGATTTGAAATCGGCCCGGATCAGGACGTGTCTTTATTTGCCATTGATACCAAGAGCCAGATTTTAGCGTTAAAAGAATTCAAACCCGATGTCCTTTTGCATACCAATACGGTGATGTCCGTTGCCGCAACCCTGCGGGATGCATATGCACTTGATCTTGGCGCTGATAACATCATTAAATGCTGGGGATTTGATGAGAACCTGCCCAAGCTGGCGGGTAAAGCTGCTGAAGGTGCCATCGGATGTTCGCCATGGGCATTTTTCGGCCTTGATGTTCCGTTGATGGACAAAGTGAAAGAGTATGCCAAAAAATATAACCCTGGAATTCCTCCTGAAAAACGGACGATCCATACCGTTCAGGCATGGGCCAATGCGTTAGGCCTTGTTGAAGCATTAAAAAGGGCGGATAAAGCCGGTGATTTGTCGGGCGAGGGAATACTGAAAAAGGGTTTTGAGACCATGAGAAATTATGAAATTGGCTTGGGCATCGCACCGTCTACTTTCACGTCAAAGGATCACCGACCTCAAAGCGAGGCAAAAATCTACGAGTATAAAAACGGGAAATTTGAGCTGCTTGATGAGGTAGATCTAAAAAAAGAATGGCCTGATAAATGGGCGAATGAGTGGCTCGGCTGGTAATCTTTTTTCAACCCTCAGGGAGGTCTTAAGGCTTTGTCAAACGATAATATGATCTTAAAAATCAATAATATTGAAGTAAAGTACCATGAAGTCATCCTGGTAATCAAAGGTGTTTCCATCGAAATTCCCGAAGGAGGCATAGTGGCGCTTTTGGGTGCCAACGGAGCGGGAAAGAGTACGACCTTAAAGGCGATATCCGGTCTTTTAAAACATGAAGACGGCAAGGTTACCGACGGGTCGATTGAATTCATGGGTGAGCGCATAGATAAGCTGGGTGCTGAAAAGATTGCCAAAATGGGCATTGTCCAGGTGATCGAAGGTCGAAGAGTGTTTGAGCATCTGACCGTGGAAGAAAACCTGAAAGTGGGCGCCCATATGAAAAAGTACGGAAGGTCCATAAAGGACGGTCTGGAGATGGTGTATAACTATTTCCCCAGGTTAAAGGAAAAGCGCAATGAAGTTGCCGGATTCATCAGTGGGGGTGAACAGCAGATGACGGTGGTCGGCCGTGCGTTGATGACCAGTCCCAAACTGATTCTTTTAGATGAACCTTCCATGGGTCTGGCTCCGCTTCTTATCCATGAAATCTTTAATATTATTACCCAACTCAACAAGGAAGAAAAAATTTCCATTCTTCTGGTGGAGCAGAACGCCAAGCTGGCTTTAAACATTGCTCCCCATGCTTATGTGATGGAAAACGGACGTATTGTGATGGATGACACTTCCGAAAAGCTCAGAGATAACCCGGATATCAAAGATTTCTATCTGGGGATGACCGATTTTGGGGGAAGAAAAAGTTTTCGCGATGTGAAGCACTACAAGCGGAGAAAAAGATGGCTTACCTAACCCTTAAAATTAGTAAGGGAGGAAACAATGCATAAAAAATCGATTTTGTTTACATGTTTTAGTCTTTTCATAATAGTAGCCTTTATGACCGGTTGTGCCGGTCTGATGGCGAAGCCGACTGAAGGCAATTTCAAGGCGCCGGTGGTTACTTTGGATTCCATGGAAGTGGCCCATGCTTTTGGATACTGGTATTTTTCAAGTAAAACAAAAACCACCAAGGGAAAACCTGCAAATGTTGGAGCCCCCCTTGACTTGGCGTTTACCTTCAACATTGAAAACCCCAATTCGTATCCCATACTCCTGGAAAATTTAAAATTCACTGTGGCATTTGAGGAATTTGAGCTCAATACGGTCAGCACAGTGGCTACTCAATGGATACCTGCAGGCAAGACAAACCAGGTGCTGGTGCATGCTCACTTTGATGTCAGACAGTCGTTGTTGAGTTTGCTGGTGACCGGTGGGTTTAAATTAAAGGAGAAGAAAACAAATGCTTGGGCGGCTCTGGAAAAATGGTGGCTGGGAATTCCCAAGTATGAAATACCTGTTCACGTTAAACAAGGTGCGGCTGTTTTCAAGGCTGATGGTGTTGTCAAGGTATCTCAATTTAACGCCACATTTCCTTAATAAAACCACTACAGAACCATTATTTACTTAAATGCTTAATATATACTGCCCACCCGCCCCTCTTTTGCTTGAAGGAGAGGGGTAGGGTGAGAGCGGATTAATATACCTGCGTTTTTAATAAGCAGTTCGCTATGGAGGTCATATTTCCATGGGACTATACGACTTTACCTTTTATGATGTGATAAATCGAAATGCAGTCTGCTTTAAAAACAGACCGGCCTGGTTTGAGGTTGACGACGGCAGGGCGTTATCATTTGGACAGTTCAAAGAAACGGTCGATCGTTTTGCCTGCGGCCTGCAAAAATCGGGCATAAAAAAGGGCGACCGTATAGGTGTTCTGGGGAAAAACAGCCTTGAATATTTTCTTTTATACAGTGCGGCTGCTGCACTGGGAGCGATCGTACTCCCGATTAACTGGAGGCTTTCTACAGACGAGATCATCTTTAACCTGAATGATTGCGAGCCCGAGGTTATTTTTGTTGACGAAGAGTATCAGGAACTGATCGAAGGAGCGAAAGAAAAACTGACCTCAATAAAGAAATATTACAATCTGCAGATAAAAGGAGGCAGGTTCCTTGATATTGCGCCTTTGCTGGATACTTTGGGTGATGTGGAGCCCGCTGAAGTTTCAACCGATGATGGTTTTGTTATTATCCATACCGCGGCAGTTGCAGGGAGGCCTAGAGGGGCTTTGCTGAGCCATGGAAATGTCTTGTGCGCAAATATGCACCTTAATTACTGTTTCAATATGACGCCAAAGGATGTTCATTTAAACCTTCTGCCCCTTTTTCATGTGGGCGGACTTTTCATGGCCACCAACAGCTTTCATGCAGGGGTTGTCAATATTAACATGCGCAAATTTGATGCGCAAAAGGCGGTGGAGCTCATTGAAGAAGAAAGAGTCTCTCTTTTGTTCGATTTTCCGCCGATTCTGTCATCTATTCTGAAAGCATCCAAAGAAACCAAAAGAGAAATCCACACGCTAAAGTCAGTCATCGGACTCGGTACGCCCGAAGATATTAAAGAATATCAAAAGATGACAGGCGGCACCTTCTATTGCATGTATGGGCAAACCGAGACATCATGTGTTGCTACTTTGGGACGTTATAATGCAAGACCGGGTTCGGCCGGGAAAACCATTTCACTGGCTGAAATAAGACTGGTGGATGACGATGATCAGCCGGTTCCCACAGGCCAGGTGGGTGAAATTACCATGAAGGGCCCCATGATTTTTAAGGGCTATTGGAATCTTCCTAAAGAAAATGCTTACACCTTCCGTGATGGGTGGCACCATACCGGAGACCTGGGTCGTTTTGATGAAGAAGGTTTCCTTTTTTACGCCGGGCGTAAGGCGGAGAAGGAGCTTATCAAGCCTGGCGGTGAAAATGTTTACCCTGCCGAAGTTGAAAAAGTGATATTAAAACATCCCGCCGTTGAAAAGACCGTTGTATTTGGCGTACCGGATTCCAGATGGAAAGAGGGAATCAAGGCAGTCTGCCAGTTGAAAAAAGGAAAGAATCTTAATGCCAAACAGCTGATCGATTTTGTCGGTGAGCGTATCGCCCGTTACAAAAAACCCCAGTACGTTGAATTTGCAGATCAAATTCCCCTCCAAAAAGACGGTTCACCGGACAGAGCTAAAGTAAAAGAATTGTACGGTGGAGACCAGCAATAAAGATCGCTCTTGCAAGAATGCCCTTTCTTATTTTTCACCACGGATTTTCACTGATATTTCACAGATGTTTAATACACATGTTCTTTAATACGATTACATATAATGTTTCATTTTCACCGCAAAGCCGCAAAGCACGCAAAGAATCTTATTGTTATTGCTTTCCGCTGAGCCCCGCTAACTGAAGCGGGATAAAAGGGCGGAAAGCAATAAAGAATTCATCCCTACGGGAAAAGGTAATTTGATATAAAAACATATAGTTGTAACAATA
This Thermodesulfobacteriota bacterium DNA region includes the following protein-coding sequences:
- a CDS encoding PAS domain S-box protein; the encoded protein is MSDSPAIEKMQHRVEELKRENLRLEESAKAAWNQNEYLTALHETSVGLINRLDRKELLESVLNRAALLTGTEHGFIYLLEPGEMEMEMRVVMGFFNSQLGRRVRLDEGLGGVIWKTEQPMVVDDYSLWDDRLPDSSLDPLCASVGIPLKTESGVLGVIGLSHVDKEKKFHAEDITVLERFAEIALIALEKAKLYSDVRRELAERKKTETILRQSEERYRLLLESSPDPVVVYDVEGNATYVNPAFEQTFGFSSQEVLGSQIDFVPKENWPETKKAIENMLAGKKIQLFETKRLTKDGHLLDVQLSSTLYLNREGKLTGNIVTLRDISARKKAEKQLKKYHDHLEVLVEERTKELAKINKKLIQEVEERKRAEEALLKREVELEAQSQHLEEVNTALKVLLKQREEDKKELGENVLSNVKELITPYVERLNKSKLGTNQKTLVNILESNLSNIISPFISKVSSKYFNFTPMEIRVANLVKDGKTNKEIADLLFLSKNTILFHRHNIRSKLGLKNKKINLRSHLLSYDR
- a CDS encoding ABC transporter ATP-binding protein, translated to MSFGKVKALNGISLKVKKGQIHSIIGPNGAGKTVMMNVINGLYHPQKGGVYFKGQKINHLKPYERAKLGLARTFQKVEVFGGMTVLDNIRLGRHIHYKSGMLSGSLYLGKSAKEEIEHRTFIEEEIIDLLEIESIRSKPVGMLPYGLQKRVELGRALALGPEILILDEPLAGLNLEEVEDMARFILDVNEEKRWKVTCILVEHDMGVVMDLSEEIFVLNFGNMIMDGTPEEVQNNPEVIKAYLGEEELYATRA
- a CDS encoding AMP-binding protein; the protein is MEITKELTIPKLFFEQAKKYGKDRVAMREKEFGIWRPVTWQDYFENVKYIALGLVSLGLKEGDKVSMIGDNRPEGLWAEMAALCARGVGVWLFQDCLVDEVKYIVDHSDTRFLFGEGQEEVDKGMSIFHECPKLEKIIWDDPKGMRNYDQDYLISLKEVMDLGRELDKKEPGLFKELAYKGHGDEVALLFYTSGTTSLPKGALLSHNNMLTMGKHLMTVDPCLDTDDYVSYLPFAWIGEQMMSISCGLQIGYTINFPEAPETAQENIREIGPHVMFAPPRMYEEMTRRVQVKHLDSTWSKRKIYELSTTIGYHVANLKFDKKPTPWFWKFLQWLASITVQNKLKDHLGLSNVRNAYTGGAAMGPDHFRFFHALGVNLKQIYGQTEVAGISVVHKSGDIKFDTVGHPIPGTEIKITEDGEIITKSSSVFLGYYKNPEATASALKDGWLHSDDRGFIDDDGHLVVFDRTKDVFTLRDGKPFAPQYLETRLKFSPYVKDSWVIGDKKDYITAVLCIDYGVVGKWADEKKINYTSYTELSQKQEVYDLIEKQIRQANKDLPEAAKVTKFTSLYKELDPDDDELTRTRKLRRKFVEKRYKEILDALYSDADTVHIDTTIKYEDGREAHIQTDMHIRKAID
- a CDS encoding branched-chain amino acid ABC transporter permease, with translation MDLFLMTITSGIMVGGIYALVALGWVLIYKCSGVLNLAMGEMTLIGAYMSLSFYSMGVPFLLSLLFSLIIGFILGVITERVFLDKLIGEPVLTVIMVTVGLSFFFKGSVELIWGTDTRVFTPPVFSIEPIHFGPLVIGKVYLWSFVAAILLLVIFVSFFKYTRWGLAMQATADDEMAALSLGVSARFVYAAAWAIAFMAAGVGGTLLGNINGLNISVGYLGLLVLPAVVLGGLNSIPGAIVGGMSIGILQNLCGAYLDRYFPGAVKEIAPFVFMAVFLFFKPHGLWGWERIERV
- a CDS encoding branched-chain amino acid ABC transporter permease: MSTTWLPCGNYHQNYAEDHAWWQTKFIKGKMALLALILFLVIPMVSDSYMLSICNLIGYTILGALGVQLLIGFCGQITLGHAAFIAVGAYTSTLLILEFPWPKFLLDSGLAYPISIFVAAIVAGVWSVLFGLPSARVKGFYLILTTMAAQFITVDLIITQYISQIGGRGQAFSLPPGTIKVGPWVIDSDLKVYFMMIIFVILCTVAMANLLRSKVGRAWVAIRDNDISAEVMGINVFKYKLLAFFAAGFIGGIAGALWISNLAAISPEHFPWFWSLWLVGVILIGGAGSIHGAIFGSLFMVVIMEALQLAVMPLADTFPKLLMDFLFIKEAVFGLAICAFMIFEPNGLAYRWWQIKNYFNLWPFSY
- a CDS encoding ABC transporter substrate-binding protein, whose protein sequence is MFTRSMWSKFFTFIFAVILIMGFTSMAGAASIKVGALNDMTGATSDVGKDYALGIAEAIHYVNDTGGINGKKIKLYQFDYGYRIPEALTKYNLFKRLKCVAVLGWGTGDTEALAPTVAKDKMPYVSGSYSGHLCNPEKTPYNLFFSTDYSTQSRGLITAWHRKKWPTKSDYKKRKPRIAMCYMFASPFSSASIKAAKDQAKLLGFEIGPDQDVSLFAIDTKSQILALKEFKPDVLLHTNTVMSVAATLRDAYALDLGADNIIKCWGFDENLPKLAGKAAEGAIGCSPWAFFGLDVPLMDKVKEYAKKYNPGIPPEKRTIHTVQAWANALGLVEALKRADKAGDLSGEGILKKGFETMRNYEIGLGIAPSTFTSKDHRPQSEAKIYEYKNGKFELLDEVDLKKEWPDKWANEWLGW
- a CDS encoding ABC transporter ATP-binding protein, with translation MILKINNIEVKYHEVILVIKGVSIEIPEGGIVALLGANGAGKSTTLKAISGLLKHEDGKVTDGSIEFMGERIDKLGAEKIAKMGIVQVIEGRRVFEHLTVEENLKVGAHMKKYGRSIKDGLEMVYNYFPRLKEKRNEVAGFISGGEQQMTVVGRALMTSPKLILLDEPSMGLAPLLIHEIFNIITQLNKEEKISILLVEQNAKLALNIAPHAYVMENGRIVMDDTSEKLRDNPDIKDFYLGMTDFGGRKSFRDVKHYKRRKRWLT
- a CDS encoding AMP-binding protein — encoded protein: MGLYDFTFYDVINRNAVCFKNRPAWFEVDDGRALSFGQFKETVDRFACGLQKSGIKKGDRIGVLGKNSLEYFLLYSAAAALGAIVLPINWRLSTDEIIFNLNDCEPEVIFVDEEYQELIEGAKEKLTSIKKYYNLQIKGGRFLDIAPLLDTLGDVEPAEVSTDDGFVIIHTAAVAGRPRGALLSHGNVLCANMHLNYCFNMTPKDVHLNLLPLFHVGGLFMATNSFHAGVVNINMRKFDAQKAVELIEEERVSLLFDFPPILSSILKASKETKREIHTLKSVIGLGTPEDIKEYQKMTGGTFYCMYGQTETSCVATLGRYNARPGSAGKTISLAEIRLVDDDDQPVPTGQVGEITMKGPMIFKGYWNLPKENAYTFRDGWHHTGDLGRFDEEGFLFYAGRKAEKELIKPGGENVYPAEVEKVILKHPAVEKTVVFGVPDSRWKEGIKAVCQLKKGKNLNAKQLIDFVGERIARYKKPQYVEFADQIPLQKDGSPDRAKVKELYGGDQQ